ATTTAAATAACTGGTTTACCTCTGGAAGGCCGATAAAAAATCCTATAGGTTCTCCTTTGTAATACGCGTAATGTAGCAGTCGTTCATCCAAAATGGGCTTAATGGTTTTCATTATGGATTTGGCTTGGGCACTGCTCATTCCCTTAAAGTTTTTTCCATCTCGTTTACCCCAGGCTGCATTGTATATGCTTCGGAAATCTTCGGTGTATTTATCTAGGTTCTTTTTGTCTATGCAGCAAACTGTAAAATTGGGGTCGGCTTTTAGGCGATTGGCGCGCTCCTCAAATTTATCTTGTAGTTTGTCATTTACCTTTCGATGATAAACAAGCTGGTTAAAAAAGACTTTAAAACCATATTCTTCAAAATACTCTTTGTAGTAGGGCGGGGTGAAATTTTGCTTGTAATAAGGGGCTTGTTCGTAATTTTCAACGGTAATTCCCCAAAATTCGTCGCGCTCTCCAAAATTTATAGAGCCATCCATAGCTTTCATTCCTTTGTTTTGCAACCATTCTTTGGCGCAATCAATAAGCTTGAAAGCGGCTTCTTTATTTTCTATGCACTCAAAAAAGCCCATTCCACCAACACCTGGAAACTGGCTACTATGTTTGCTATTTATAAAAGCAGCAACCCTTCCTATGGTTTTTCCTTTTGAGTCGGTAAGAATCCATCGGCATATTTCCCCATGACGAAAAGCCTTGTTTTTCTTTTTGTCAAATATTCTTTCTACATCCTTATCTAGGGGGCGGATGTATGTTTTATTATTCTTGTAGATCGAATCAACACAATTAAGAAAGGCCTTTATATCCGAAGGGGATTTTACTTCTTTTAGGGTCATAACTTTAATTTGGGCGGAAAGATACGAAAGCATGCAATTGGTAAAACCTTTGTTTTTATTGGGATTTATGGGGTGTGGAAAAAGCACTCTTGGGAAAAAGTTAGCCAACGCCTTAAATGTTCCTCATTTAGATTTAGATCACATGCTGGAGGAGCAATTTGGAATGTCCATAGCTGATTTTATAAATAGCAAAGGGGAGGAGGCGTTTAGATTACAAGAAAGTCGTTTGCTAAAAGAATGGATAGCTAAACCTTGCATCATGAGTTTAGGCGGCGGTGCGCCGTGCTTTCATGATAACATGTCTACCATCCGAAACAAGGGTGTTTCTATTTATTTGAATTATCCGGTAAAGACGCTAGCTCAACGGTTATCTACATCTGGGGATAGTCGCCCGTTAATAGCCGGATTAAAAGGGGAGGACTTGGAAATTAAAATCTCTGATTTATTGTCAAATAGGGAGCAGTATTACCTGCAGGCGGAATGGGTATATGAATTTTCAGAGACCAAAATGGATCCTAAAAAATGGATACTCCAAAAATTAAGTGAGGTAGACCGCTAATTCGCCATTTTCCTCTTCGAGTTGGATATGGTTTTGGAGAGTTGTGGAGAGGGTAAGTCCTACAAAATCTGCTCTAATTGGAAATTTAGGATGCATGCGATCTACCAAAATGGTGGTGCTCAATTTTTTCAAAGGTCGGTTAAGTAGAAATTGTGCGGCGTACATTAGGGTTCTTCCGCTTTCCAGAACATCGTCAATTAGGATAACCGTTTTATTGTCAAGGTTTTCAACAGGAGCATCCAGTTCAATTTTTCCATTTAATGGATCGGATTTGTCTAAGGACAATAAATTTAAATGAACCGGAATCGTAGTGATACTTTTTATTTCCTTGTAAATGAGTTCACCCAAAATGGCTCCACCCTGTTTTATTCCAACCAAGTAAATTTCTTTTTCGTCGTAATTGAACTCCACAATTTGGTGGGCAATTCGAGAAATCTTTTGCTTGATTTTTAAAGGAGAAAGTATGAGTGATTTATTCACGATTTCGGTTTTTGCAATATTATAAACAATTCTCGCTCTTGCCGAGGTTTTATTGCATGGCTATTGTTTTCCATGCATTTAATACGGAAAGCTGAAAACAACTGTTGGTATTCGTAAGTATTTCCTCCAAAGGGAGGTTTGTCGTTATTTAAAGGTGCATTAAACAAAACACCAATTAATTTTCCGCCAGGTCTCAAAAGCTTAAAACTATGCTCTGCATATTTGGGTCGAAGTGCTGGAGGCAGGGCACACATAAATGTTTGCTCCACTATAAAGTCGTACTGCTCCTGATGCTCGAAATAGTCCGACTGTAAGATCTGGCTTTTTGGGAAATCCGGATTCTTGCTAATAAAGTTTTTTAGGGGGAGTGGGCTGAAGTCGAGCACAAACACGTTTTTAAATCCATTATGGTAGAGTTCACTTGCTTCGTAAGCATTCCCTGCTCCGGGGATTAAAATACGTTTTGTCTGGTCTTCGATTTGCTCGAAGTACTTCACAATTGAGGGGGTAGGATACCCTACGTCCCATGGAATATCCCCTTCGTCGTATCTTTTTGTCCAGTAATCCTTATCAATATCCATATATAAGCTGACTATTATCAGGTGTCGAAATTAAACCTAGCCAAGGTTGGTCACGTACTTTTGTATACAGAAGTATTATGGCTGCAATAATAGAGGAAAAGAGAAAGCAACAATTAGTGTTTAGAAACCCGAATGAATTACGCGGGCTTTTAGACGAGGTTGATTTTATCGATGTAATGGAATTGGAACAGGCATGGTACAAAAATGTTCGTACATGGTCTGCTAAAGACATAATACATGGTAAGCTTTTAATTGCCGACTATCATTGGAAATTAAAACGCGAAGACCTCCATCTTTAGTCCCCAATGGAGTTTCTGTAAAATACAAAGAGGCGGTTTCAATATGAGACCGCCTCTTTTTTTTGGGGAAGATAGGAAGGGAAAGATATCTTACTTCACAATTATTATTCTGTGCATTGGTTCCAATGCCTTGTTTCTAAAGTCTATTCTAAGAATATAGGATCCAGCAGCAAGGTTGCTTGTAGTAAGTCTTTTCCCAGAACCTGCAGTAATCATTTTACCGCTTTGATCAAAGATTTGAAGTTGTTCTATTTCTTCGGAAGTTTCTACTTTAACAAGACCTCCCGATTGAACTGGGTTAGGAACTACCTCTAAGTTAATTGATTGATTTTCAGTAATTCCTGTAGTTTGCCCGTATTTAAAGCTATATCCACTGGAAAAGCTTAAACATCCAAACTCATCTATTACACGCACTGCATAATCACCATCTACTTCAGGAACAAAGAAATAGTCGTTTGCTAACGCGATAGGAAGACCATCTAAGTACCACTGAATGTTGTAGCCAGCAGGTACATCTATTATTAGGCTGTCACCTTTTAGTTCAACGGTTGGGATGATCATGGTGTCCATGATGTTTACCTCAATTTCAGCCGTACTGGCGGCACATCCAAACTGGTTGCGAACAACAGCTCCGTATTTACCAGATTTGTTAACTACTACTGTATCCGAGTGTAGGGTGTTATCGTGGTTCCAAGTAACCGAGTGGTCGTTATTTACCAAGTAAATAGTTGGTGTTTGGTAATAGCAGTAGAACTCTTTTGCATTCAGCAATTTAATCTGAGGTGCAATAGGAACAGGATTAATTCCAACGGCAACGGTATCCGTGTAATTAATACAACCTTTGTTATTGGTTAATCGAGCGAAGTACAATCCAGCAGTATTTACATTAAAAATCTTGCTGTTGTTTTGTGGGTTGTCTTGCCAGAAAGTGGTGTAATTGCCTGGTACAATTAAGTTAATTGAAGCGCCAGCACAGAAATTAAACTGGCCAGTAGAGCTCTCGATAAACTTCTTCTCCGGTAGGGAGTATACTTCTATATTAACCGTGTCGGAAGTGCTTTTACATCCACCTGGATTTATAGAGGTCGCCCAATATTTAAGGGGGCTATATGCGTTAACAGTTAGGTCCGTGTTTCTATTGCCGGTATTTCCATTCCAGTAGAAATCGTCGTTACCTGCATCGGCAGAAATCACTATAGAGTCTCCAAGACAGAAACCAAACTTATCCGCTGTAGTAATGACTGGTTTAACTGGGTCTGGGTAATCAATAAGTTGAAATTCTGCCGTATCTGAGTTACATCCATTACCATTAAAGTAATACACGGTATATTTTCCGTGGTTAGGGGTGCTAATGCTGTTGGCAGTATCTTTTGTATTCCATACATTTCCTCCGGGGCCTGTGTAGTTAGAGCTTAGCGTAGCCACAAATCCATCGCAAAGGAATTTGCCAATATTACTAGTAATTCTCGGGGCAGGAGGGATGGGGTAGCTTTTCACATCAAAGGCGGCAAGCGTATCTCCACAACCTTCTAAATCGGCGTAAACACGGTAGGTTTCAGGCCAACGGATATTGGTGAAGGTGATAGAGGTGCCTGTTTCTCCAGGAATATTGTTCCAAACCTTGCGGTGGGCGTCGTATTTCTGCCATTGCAGTTTACCAAGTGATCCAGTAACCGAAACGGTTAGGTCGCTGTATTTACATACTTGTTGTAGGCCTTGTAATGTTCCTGCTGCTGCTGGGGTTTTAGTAATAACATGTACATCATCTTCACCGTAGCAGCCGTTGTCGTCTACCACGCGAACTGTGTAATCTCCTGCAGCCGAGAAACTTGCTTCGTATACAAGGCTATCGGTATTACCACCTCCACCTTTTACAAATTGTCCGTCACCAAACCATTCGTAGCGTAGCACTCCGTTACCACCGTCTACATTCGCCTTTAATGTTGTAGCAAAATCTGGGCAGAGTATAGCGGTATCGTTTACGACATCTAATCCTTCTATAGTAGGAGTAGGATCGGGCTGGAAGCCAGTTCTAAACTTGTATACGGTACATGGTTCGTTTACCTCCCCATTTTGATTGTATGGGGTTACCGTCCAGTAATACAGGGTGTTATGGTCGAGTTCATCGGGAAAGTTGTACCCTAGGTTGGGGCCAACATCGAATTTGTCTAGGATGTTATCGGGTGGATTATTGGTACCAAATGAGAGGTAATAACCCGATGCAGGGTCGGCTGAAGTATCAGCTGCCCACCTAAACATCAGATCTTTTTGACAGAGGTTAAATGTGTCATTTTTGGGTAGTACCGAGGAGTCGGGAATACAGGCAAGGAAAGTAGCTTTTTCTCCGGCAGCCGAAACAAAAATTTCATAATCCTCTACCTCTCCATTGTTAAACTTATCTCCACAGGCTCTCGGAGTACTTTGGGCTACAGTGGTTCTGATTCGCAGTCTTTTGCGGCCATCTGTTGCACTTAATGGAGCGGTAATCATGAATCTATGCCAGCGTGTGTGGCTATCTACTTGGTAAGTTTTGAAATCCATATAGGACTCATCTGGGTCTTCGAAGTCGAAATCATTATTCCAGTCTATCCAGAGTCCACATGAAATGGGGAGTTCGTCGCTAAAACTATCCGCTCTTGTTACATAAACTTCGTATTCATTACCAGGTATCCAAGTGGGGGGGTATTTATATTTTTTGGTGTAATCTCCGTAGGATTGGGTGTTTCTACACTCGGGTAAGTCAGTTACATTGGTAATTCCAGATCCATTTTCGCCGTCAATCTTAACCGTGTCAATGTAATGCCACTCGTATTTTGTTGGAAGCGATCCTCCATCTAAATCTAATCTAGATCCTCTACAATCTTTTGGTCCAGATGCTTTACAATATTCTGTTGCAGGTGGAGCTTCGGAGTAAACCAAAAGACCATAGTCCTCTGTTTCTCCAGTGTAGGTTGTGTCGCAAGGTCCTACTATTGTATCTGGAGTACTGTCTAAAAATCTGTTGCTTCCTAATACCGGTTCGGGTAGTCTGTTTTGTTGGAAAACTCTAATTCTCATGCGAGTTTCACCGATATTGGCCGTTGTTGGAACGGCAATTTTTCCCTGAAAGAAAACGTGAAAAGTACTAAAAGCACCAACCTGGTCGCCCGGGATTATCGTCATTTCCGAATCTTCAAATTCCTTATCCATATCCCAATCGCACCACACCTGACACATGTACAGAGTAGAAGAGTATTGGTGACTATATGGTTCAGCGTATACAATTAGGTCGTACTCTCGGTTTTGCTCTACAACACCCTTTTTCACCTGGCTGAAGTCTTGGTAACCATTATTGATACACACATCTTTGTTGTATGCAGAAGGGTTGCTGAATTGAGTATCGAACTCTATGTCGACAATAGAAAGTTGTGAGTCTCCCCAGACATCCCGTTGATAGGTTTGTTGGCAGTGACTGTAGGGGATACAGTACGGATTGCTTTGAGCAAAAACTCCAAAAGTAATTAGGGAAAAGGTTAGGGCAACAAGTAATTTCAATCGCATAGGTCTAGCTCTAAACTAAATTTCGAGATTTATGTATAACTAATCTACGGATTGCGGACGAGGAGAAGTTGCTTTAGTTGGGCTTGTTTGGGAAATATTGAAATGAAATATTGGATTCTTTAATATGAAGTACTTTGGTTAGCCTGTAATTGAGATATAAAATTATGGTTATTACGATAGAAGAGGAATAATATTTGGTGAATTTAGAAGGTTGTGTAAATTGATTCAGAGCTTGGCTTGTGGTTATTGACTTAGATATTAAGCGTGTAGGCGTCTATTTTTAAGGGAATTTAAGGATTGATGGGATTGATAGCGTGTTAGGTGAAATGTAGAAAGGGTTTCAATCCAATTATTGAATTCCAAAGAGTAAAATTATATCCTGATGCGCGGATAGAATGACCGATTATTTCGATGTGTTACCGAATTTTATGGGAATTAGGAAATCATTGTTGGAAGGGTTTCTTTTAGCCTCCAATTCGGAGAAATCGATGGACTCAACAATGGTTTTTATTTTCTGATTT
The window above is part of the Luteibaculum oceani genome. Proteins encoded here:
- a CDS encoding shikimate kinase; the encoded protein is MQLVKPLFLLGFMGCGKSTLGKKLANALNVPHLDLDHMLEEQFGMSIADFINSKGEEAFRLQESRLLKEWIAKPCIMSLGGGAPCFHDNMSTIRNKGVSIYLNYPVKTLAQRLSTSGDSRPLIAGLKGEDLEIKISDLLSNREQYYLQAEWVYEFSETKMDPKKWILQKLSEVDR
- a CDS encoding phosphoribosyltransferase family protein, encoding MNKSLILSPLKIKQKISRIAHQIVEFNYDEKEIYLVGIKQGGAILGELIYKEIKSITTIPVHLNLLSLDKSDPLNGKIELDAPVENLDNKTVILIDDVLESGRTLMYAAQFLLNRPLKKLSTTILVDRMHPKFPIRADFVGLTLSTTLQNHIQLEEENGELAVYLT
- a CDS encoding methyltransferase domain-containing protein; amino-acid sequence: MDIDKDYWTKRYDEGDIPWDVGYPTPSIVKYFEQIEDQTKRILIPGAGNAYEASELYHNGFKNVFVLDFSPLPLKNFISKNPDFPKSQILQSDYFEHQEQYDFIVEQTFMCALPPALRPKYAEHSFKLLRPGGKLIGVLFNAPLNNDKPPFGGNTYEYQQLFSAFRIKCMENNSHAIKPRQERELFIILQKPKS
- a CDS encoding T9SS type A sorting domain-containing protein, translating into MRLKLLVALTFSLITFGVFAQSNPYCIPYSHCQQTYQRDVWGDSQLSIVDIEFDTQFSNPSAYNKDVCINNGYQDFSQVKKGVVEQNREYDLIVYAEPYSHQYSSTLYMCQVWCDWDMDKEFEDSEMTIIPGDQVGAFSTFHVFFQGKIAVPTTANIGETRMRIRVFQQNRLPEPVLGSNRFLDSTPDTIVGPCDTTYTGETEDYGLLVYSEAPPATEYCKASGPKDCRGSRLDLDGGSLPTKYEWHYIDTVKIDGENGSGITNVTDLPECRNTQSYGDYTKKYKYPPTWIPGNEYEVYVTRADSFSDELPISCGLWIDWNNDFDFEDPDESYMDFKTYQVDSHTRWHRFMITAPLSATDGRKRLRIRTTVAQSTPRACGDKFNNGEVEDYEIFVSAAGEKATFLACIPDSSVLPKNDTFNLCQKDLMFRWAADTSADPASGYYLSFGTNNPPDNILDKFDVGPNLGYNFPDELDHNTLYYWTVTPYNQNGEVNEPCTVYKFRTGFQPDPTPTIEGLDVVNDTAILCPDFATTLKANVDGGNGVLRYEWFGDGQFVKGGGGNTDSLVYEASFSAAGDYTVRVVDDNGCYGEDDVHVITKTPAAAGTLQGLQQVCKYSDLTVSVTGSLGKLQWQKYDAHRKVWNNIPGETGTSITFTNIRWPETYRVYADLEGCGDTLAAFDVKSYPIPPAPRITSNIGKFLCDGFVATLSSNYTGPGGNVWNTKDTANSISTPNHGKYTVYYFNGNGCNSDTAEFQLIDYPDPVKPVITTADKFGFCLGDSIVISADAGNDDFYWNGNTGNRNTDLTVNAYSPLKYWATSINPGGCKSTSDTVNIEVYSLPEKKFIESSTGQFNFCAGASINLIVPGNYTTFWQDNPQNNSKIFNVNTAGLYFARLTNNKGCINYTDTVAVGINPVPIAPQIKLLNAKEFYCYYQTPTIYLVNNDHSVTWNHDNTLHSDTVVVNKSGKYGAVVRNQFGCAASTAEIEVNIMDTMIIPTVELKGDSLIIDVPAGYNIQWYLDGLPIALANDYFFVPEVDGDYAVRVIDEFGCLSFSSGYSFKYGQTTGITENQSINLEVVPNPVQSGGLVKVETSEEIEQLQIFDQSGKMITAGSGKRLTTSNLAAGSYILRIDFRNKALEPMHRIIIVK